The Streptococcus mitis genome has a segment encoding these proteins:
- a CDS encoding LysM peptidoglycan-binding domain-containing protein: MKSTTKKIKTTLAGVAALFAVFAPSFVSAQESSTYTVKEGDTLSEIAETHNTTVEKLAENNHIDNIHLIYVGQELVIDGPVAPVATPAPATYAAPAAQDETVSAPAAETTEVAEEAAPAASAPAAEETVVSTEASAPAATVSGSEAEAKEWIAQKESGGSYTATNGQYIGRYQLTDSYLNGDYSAENQERVADAYVAGRYGSWSAAKNFWLNNGWY; this comes from the coding sequence ATGAAATCAACAACTAAAAAGATTAAAACAACTCTTGCAGGAGTAGCTGCCTTGTTTGCAGTATTTGCTCCATCATTTGTATCTGCTCAAGAATCATCAACTTACACTGTTAAAGAAGGTGATACACTTTCAGAAATCGCTGAAACTCACAACACAACTGTTGAGAAATTGGCAGAAAACAACCACATCGACAACATTCATTTGATTTATGTTGGTCAAGAGTTGGTTATCGATGGTCCTGTAGCACCTGTTGCAACACCAGCGCCAGCTACTTATGCGGCACCAGCTGCTCAAGATGAAACTGTTTCAGCTCCAGCAGCAGAAACTACAGAAGTAGCAGAGGAAGCAGCTCCAGCGGCAAGCGCACCTGCAGCAGAAGAAACAGTTGTTTCAACAGAAGCTTCAGCACCTGCTGCAACTGTAAGCGGATCTGAAGCAGAAGCTAAAGAATGGATCGCTCAAAAAGAATCAGGCGGTAGCTACACAGCTACAAACGGCCAATACATTGGACGTTACCAATTGACAGATTCATACTTGAACGGTGACTACTCAGCTGAAAACCAAGAACGTGTAGCGGATGCCTATGTTGCAGGACGTTACGGTTCATGGTCAGCCGCTAAAAACTTCTGGCTTAACAACGGTTGGTATTAA
- the sdaAB gene encoding L-serine ammonia-lyase, iron-sulfur-dependent subunit beta: MKSLRFQSVFDIIGPVMIGPSSSHTAGAVRIGKIVSSIFDDTPTEVEFQLFNSFAKTYRGHGTDLALVAGILGMDTDDPEIPNSLEIAHKRGIKIVWTIQKDSNAPHPNTTKITVKNAHKTISVTGISIGGGNIQVTELNGFAVSLNMNTPTIIIVHQDIPGMIALVTEALSRYGINIAQMNVTREKAGEKAIMIIEVDSRNCDETIEEIRKIPHLHNVNFFK, encoded by the coding sequence ATGAAATCACTTCGTTTTCAATCTGTCTTTGATATCATCGGACCAGTTATGATTGGCCCATCTAGTAGCCATACAGCTGGTGCTGTTCGTATTGGGAAGATTGTCTCTTCCATTTTTGATGATACTCCGACAGAAGTCGAATTCCAACTATTTAACTCATTCGCCAAGACCTATCGTGGTCACGGGACAGACCTAGCCCTTGTTGCTGGTATTTTGGGCATGGATACAGATGATCCTGAAATTCCAAACAGTCTGGAGATTGCCCACAAGCGTGGCATCAAGATTGTCTGGACCATTCAGAAAGACAGCAATGCGCCTCACCCAAACACTACTAAAATTACCGTTAAAAATGCCCATAAAACTATCAGTGTGACTGGTATTTCTATCGGGGGAGGGAATATTCAGGTAACCGAACTCAATGGCTTTGCCGTCTCCCTCAATATGAATACACCGACTATCATCATCGTTCATCAAGATATTCCAGGTATGATTGCCCTCGTAACAGAGGCTCTTTCACGCTATGGTATCAATATCGCCCAGATGAATGTTACTCGTGAAAAAGCTGGTGAAAAAGCTATTATGATTATCGAAGTTGACAGTCGCAACTGTGATGAGACCATCGAAGAAATTCGAAAAATCCCTCATCTCCATAATGTCAATTTCTTTAAATAG
- a CDS encoding helix-turn-helix domain-containing protein: protein MRYDFGKVYKEIRESKGLTQEEVCGDVLSRTSLSKIESGKVTPKYENMEFLLRQINMSFEEFDYICHLYQPSQRTEIMQTYLNMNSIIGGSGLVDFFETCQNYLKTHHDLPIEEIRDMLEVVIHIRQHGTEKLSDQVKQTVKKLWEKIEKQDTWYESDLKILNTILFSFPIEHLHLITGKILQRLEVYKNYQHLYDLRMTILLNLSTIYLYHQDKNMCQQICYTLLEDAKNKKSYDMLAICYVRIGICKDDSKIIQKGFSLLELTDETSILAFLKKEVETYYQPKEI from the coding sequence ATGCGTTATGATTTTGGAAAGGTCTATAAAGAAATAAGAGAGTCAAAAGGATTGACCCAAGAAGAGGTCTGCGGAGATGTCCTTTCAAGAACTAGCCTATCAAAGATTGAAAGTGGCAAGGTAACTCCCAAATATGAAAACATGGAATTTCTTCTCCGACAGATTAATATGAGTTTTGAAGAGTTTGACTACATCTGCCATCTCTATCAGCCGAGCCAACGGACAGAAATCATGCAAACTTATCTCAATATGAATTCCATCATTGGTGGCAGTGGTCTAGTTGATTTTTTTGAAACATGCCAAAACTATCTCAAGACCCATCACGACCTGCCTATAGAAGAAATCAGGGATATGCTGGAAGTTGTCATTCATATCCGTCAACATGGTACAGAGAAACTGTCAGACCAAGTGAAACAAACTGTCAAAAAACTTTGGGAAAAAATTGAAAAACAAGATACATGGTATGAAAGTGACCTAAAAATCCTCAATACCATCCTTTTCAGCTTTCCAATTGAACACCTCCATCTCATCACTGGAAAAATCTTGCAACGCTTAGAGGTCTATAAAAACTACCAACATTTATATGACTTGCGAATGACAATCCTACTCAACCTTTCCACCATTTACTTATACCATCAAGACAAAAACATGTGTCAACAAATCTGCTACACTTTACTGGAAGATGCCAAGAACAAGAAAAGCTACGATATGCTTGCTATCTGCTATGTCCGTATTGGAATTTGTAAGGATGATTCTAAAATTATCCAAAAAGGGTTCTCCCTTCTAGAGCTGACCGATGAAACTTCCATTCTAGCCTTTCTCAAAAAAGAAGTGGAGACCTATTATCAACCGAAAGAAATATAA